A single genomic interval of Oenanthe melanoleuca isolate GR-GAL-2019-014 chromosome 13, OMel1.0, whole genome shotgun sequence harbors:
- the ABLIM3 gene encoding actin-binding LIM protein 3 isoform X7 translates to MSTSIPYQQSPYSPGSSSSAIQCYRCGDTCKGEVVRVQSNHFHIRCFTCQVCGCDLAQSGFFFKNQEYICTHDYQQLYGTRCDSCGDFITGEVISALGRTYHPKCFVCSTCRKPFPIGDKVTFSGKDCVCQNCSQSLLSTKPIKIHGPSHCAGCKEEIKQGQSLLALEKQWHVSCFKCQTCGIILTGEYISKDGIPYCESDYHAQFGIKCETCDRYISGRVLEAGGKHYHPTCARCVRCHQMFTEGEEMYLTGSEVWHPICKQAARAEKKLKHRRTSETSISPPGSSIGSPNRVICAKVDNEILNYKDLAALPKIKAIYEVQRPDLISYEPYHRYMSDETLERYSYGESLGTLSPYSQDIYESFDTRQRRASSPGYIDSPTYSRQGMSPTIPRSPHHFYRSGTESGRSSPYYSQLDVRSSTPTSYQAPKHFHIPAAGESNIYRKPPIYKRHDNPSAATKSKTSEDIAQSSKYSPAYSPDPYYHSESEYWSFQGSPKAPRARRFSSGGEEDGYDRGMHKIQSGIGRLILREEMKARSNSYADPWTPPRSSASSREALHTLGYEGSLNGSPRTHYLADSDPLISKSASLPAYRRNGLHRPPSAELFHYDSTNAVNWGMREYKIYPYELLLVKTRGRNQLPKDVDRTRLERHLSQEEFYQIFGMTMAEFDRLALWKRNELKKQARLF, encoded by the exons TTCCCTACCAGCAGAGCCCCTACAGCCCcgggagcagctcctctgccatccAGTGCTACCGCTGCGGGGACACCTGCAAGGGCGAGGTCGTGCGTGTGCAGAGCAACCACTTCCACATCCGCTGCTTCACCTGCCAAG TGTGCGGCTGCGACCTGGCCCAGTCGGGTTTTTTCTTCAAGAACCAGGAGTACATCTGCACCCACGACTACCAGCAGCTCTACGGGACCCGCTGTGACAGCTGCGGGGACTTCATCACCGGCGAGGTCatctctgccctgggcaggaccTACCACCCCAAGTGCTTCgtctgcagcacctgcag GAAGCCGTTCCCCATCGGAGACAAGGTGACGTTCAGCGGGAAGGACTGTGTCTGCCAGAActgctcccagtccctgctcagcaccaagCCCATCAAGATCCACGGGCCCAGCC ACTGTGCTGGCTGCAAGGAGGAGATCAAGCAGGGCCagtccctgctggccctggagaAGCAGTGGCACGTCAGCTGCTTCAAGTGCCAAACGTGCGGGATCATCCTGACCGGCGAGTACATCAGCAA ggatggCATCCCCTACTGTGAGTCCGACTACCACGCCCAGTTCGGCATCAAGTGCGAGACCTGTGACCGCTACATCAGCGGCCGTGTCCTGGAG gcaggagggaagcaCTACCACCCCACCTGTGCCAGATGTGTGCGCTGCCACCAGATGTtcacagagggagaggagatgtACCTGACAG gctctgaAGTGTGGCACCCCATCTGCAagcaggcagccagagcagagaaGAAGCTGAAG CACAGGAGGACGTCAGAAACCTCCATCTCCCCCCCTGGCTCCAGCATCGGCTCCCCAAACCGTGTCATCTGC GCTAAAGTGGATAATGAGATCCTTAATTACAAAGACCTGGCAGCTCTTCCCAAGATTAAAGCCATCTATGAAGTGCAGCGTCCTGACCTCATTTCCTACGAGCCCTATCACAGATACATGTCGGATGAGACGCTGGAGAGATATAGCTATGGGGAG TCCCTGGGGACCCTCTCCCCATACTCACAG GACATCTATGAGAGCTTTGACACGCGGCAGAGACgagcctccagccctggctaCATCGACTCCCCCACCTACAGCCGCCAGGGCATGTCCCCCACCATCCCCAGGTCCCCCCACCACTTCTACCGCTCAG GCACCGAGAGCGGGCGCAGCTCGCCCTACTATAGCCAGTTAGATGTGAGGTCCTCCACTCCAACCTCTTACCAGGCTCCCAAGCATTTCCACATCCCAG ctgctggtgAGAGTAACATCTACAGGAAGCCCCCGATCTACAAGCGCCACG ACAacccctctgcagccaccaaaagcaaaaccagcgAGGACATCGCTCAGTCATCCAAGTACAGCCCTGCCTACTCCCCAGACCCCTACTACCACTCTGAGTCCGAGTACTGGTCCTTCCAAGGCTCCCCCAAAG CTCCCCGGGCCCGCAGGTTCTCGTCGGGGGGCGAGGAGGATGGCTACGACCGGGGCATGCACAAG ATCCAGAGTGGCATCGGGAGGCTGATCCTGAGGGAGGAGATGAAGGCTCGCTCCAACTCCTACGCAGACCCCTGGACTCCCCCCCGCAGCTCggccagcagcagagaggccCTGCACACCCTGGGCTACGAGGGCTCCCTCAATGGCT CTCCCCGAACCCACTACCTGGCTGACAGCG ATCCCCTCATTTCCAAGTCAGCCTCCCTTCCTGCCTACAGGAGGAACGGGCTGCACAGG cctcccagcGCCGAGCTCTTCCACTACGACAGCACCAACGCCGTCAACTGGGGGATGCGAG AGTACAAG atTTACCCCTACGAGCTGCTCCTGGTGAAGACGAGGGGGAGGAACCAGCTGCCCAAAGATGTGGACAGGACTCGGTTAGAG
- the ABLIM3 gene encoding actin-binding LIM protein 3 isoform X3: MSTSIPYQQSPYSPGSSSSAIQCYRCGDTCKGEVVRVQSNHFHIRCFTCQVCGCDLAQSGFFFKNQEYICTHDYQQLYGTRCDSCGDFITGEVISALGRTYHPKCFVCSTCRKPFPIGDKVTFSGKDCVCQNCSQSLLSTKPIKIHGPSHCAGCKEEIKQGQSLLALEKQWHVSCFKCQTCGIILTGEYISKDGIPYCESDYHAQFGIKCETCDRYISGRVLEAGGKHYHPTCARCVRCHQMFTEGEEMYLTGSEVWHPICKQAARAEKKLKHRRTSETSISPPGSSIGSPNRVICDIYESFDTRQRRASSPGYIDSPTYSRQGMSPTIPRSPHHFYRSGTESGRSSPYYSQLDVRSSTPTSYQAPKHFHIPAAGESNIYRKPPIYKRHDNPSAATKSKTSEDIAQSSKYSPAYSPDPYYHSESEYWSFQGSPKAPRARRFSSGGEEDGYDRGMHKIQSGIGRLILREEMKARSNSYADPWTPPRSSASSREALHTLGYEGSLNGYPLISKSASLPAYRRNGLHRPPSAELFHYDSTNAVNWGMREYKVRPFCCEERSPDRGGGPRDVSVWPQALQREVLPSLFSSILHLTEPRIGGLRVPPLLAGPRCLAGQDCPLGEEQSRGLCWCLVGCSGQQGGLSGGQVRLWARPCGEGWSQGWQ, from the exons TTCCCTACCAGCAGAGCCCCTACAGCCCcgggagcagctcctctgccatccAGTGCTACCGCTGCGGGGACACCTGCAAGGGCGAGGTCGTGCGTGTGCAGAGCAACCACTTCCACATCCGCTGCTTCACCTGCCAAG TGTGCGGCTGCGACCTGGCCCAGTCGGGTTTTTTCTTCAAGAACCAGGAGTACATCTGCACCCACGACTACCAGCAGCTCTACGGGACCCGCTGTGACAGCTGCGGGGACTTCATCACCGGCGAGGTCatctctgccctgggcaggaccTACCACCCCAAGTGCTTCgtctgcagcacctgcag GAAGCCGTTCCCCATCGGAGACAAGGTGACGTTCAGCGGGAAGGACTGTGTCTGCCAGAActgctcccagtccctgctcagcaccaagCCCATCAAGATCCACGGGCCCAGCC ACTGTGCTGGCTGCAAGGAGGAGATCAAGCAGGGCCagtccctgctggccctggagaAGCAGTGGCACGTCAGCTGCTTCAAGTGCCAAACGTGCGGGATCATCCTGACCGGCGAGTACATCAGCAA ggatggCATCCCCTACTGTGAGTCCGACTACCACGCCCAGTTCGGCATCAAGTGCGAGACCTGTGACCGCTACATCAGCGGCCGTGTCCTGGAG gcaggagggaagcaCTACCACCCCACCTGTGCCAGATGTGTGCGCTGCCACCAGATGTtcacagagggagaggagatgtACCTGACAG gctctgaAGTGTGGCACCCCATCTGCAagcaggcagccagagcagagaaGAAGCTGAAG CACAGGAGGACGTCAGAAACCTCCATCTCCCCCCCTGGCTCCAGCATCGGCTCCCCAAACCGTGTCATCTGC GACATCTATGAGAGCTTTGACACGCGGCAGAGACgagcctccagccctggctaCATCGACTCCCCCACCTACAGCCGCCAGGGCATGTCCCCCACCATCCCCAGGTCCCCCCACCACTTCTACCGCTCAG GCACCGAGAGCGGGCGCAGCTCGCCCTACTATAGCCAGTTAGATGTGAGGTCCTCCACTCCAACCTCTTACCAGGCTCCCAAGCATTTCCACATCCCAG ctgctggtgAGAGTAACATCTACAGGAAGCCCCCGATCTACAAGCGCCACG ACAacccctctgcagccaccaaaagcaaaaccagcgAGGACATCGCTCAGTCATCCAAGTACAGCCCTGCCTACTCCCCAGACCCCTACTACCACTCTGAGTCCGAGTACTGGTCCTTCCAAGGCTCCCCCAAAG CTCCCCGGGCCCGCAGGTTCTCGTCGGGGGGCGAGGAGGATGGCTACGACCGGGGCATGCACAAG ATCCAGAGTGGCATCGGGAGGCTGATCCTGAGGGAGGAGATGAAGGCTCGCTCCAACTCCTACGCAGACCCCTGGACTCCCCCCCGCAGCTCggccagcagcagagaggccCTGCACACCCTGGGCTACGAGGGCTCCCTCAATGGCT ATCCCCTCATTTCCAAGTCAGCCTCCCTTCCTGCCTACAGGAGGAACGGGCTGCACAGG cctcccagcGCCGAGCTCTTCCACTACGACAGCACCAACGCCGTCAACTGGGGGATGCGAG AGTACAAGGTAAGACCCTTCTGCTGCGAGGAGCGTTCACCAGACAGAGGTGGGGGTCCCAGGGATGTGTCCGTGTGGCCCCAGGCTCTTCAGAGGGAAGTTTTGCCCTCTTTGttctcctccatcctccatctgACTGAGCCCAGGATTGGGGGGCTCAGAGTCCCTCCCCTCCTGGCAGGTCCCAGGTGCTTGGCTGGGCAGGATTGTCCCCTGGGTGAGGAACAGAGCAGGGGGTTGTGCTGGTGCTTGGTGGGatgctctgggcagcagggtgggctcagtgggggacaggtgagactTTGGGCACGTCCCTGTGGTGAGGGATGGAGCCAAGGCTGGCAGTGA
- the ABLIM3 gene encoding actin-binding LIM protein 3 isoform X2 yields the protein MSTSIPYQQSPYSPGSSSSAIQCYRCGDTCKGEVVRVQSNHFHIRCFTCQVCGCDLAQSGFFFKNQEYICTHDYQQLYGTRCDSCGDFITGEVISALGRTYHPKCFVCSTCRKPFPIGDKVTFSGKDCVCQNCSQSLLSTKPIKIHGPSHCAGCKEEIKQGQSLLALEKQWHVSCFKCQTCGIILTGEYISKDGIPYCESDYHAQFGIKCETCDRYISGRVLEAGGKHYHPTCARCVRCHQMFTEGEEMYLTGSEVWHPICKQAARAEKKLKHRRTSETSISPPGSSIGSPNRVICDIYESFDTRQRRASSPGYIDSPTYSRQGMSPTIPRSPHHFYRSGTESGRSSPYYSQLDVRSSTPTSYQAPKHFHIPAAGESNIYRKPPIYKRHATKSKTSEDIAQSSKYSPAYSPDPYYHSESEYWSFQGSPKAPRARRFSSGGEEDGYDRGMHKIQSGIGRLILREEMKARSNSYADPWTPPRSSASSREALHTLGYEGSLNGSPRTHYLADSDPLISKSASLPAYRRNGLHRPPSAELFHYDSTNAVNWGMREYKVRPFCCEERSPDRGGGPRDVSVWPQALQREVLPSLFSSILHLTEPRIGGLRVPPLLAGPRCLAGQDCPLGEEQSRGLCWCLVGCSGQQGGLSGGQVRLWARPCGEGWSQGWQ from the exons TTCCCTACCAGCAGAGCCCCTACAGCCCcgggagcagctcctctgccatccAGTGCTACCGCTGCGGGGACACCTGCAAGGGCGAGGTCGTGCGTGTGCAGAGCAACCACTTCCACATCCGCTGCTTCACCTGCCAAG TGTGCGGCTGCGACCTGGCCCAGTCGGGTTTTTTCTTCAAGAACCAGGAGTACATCTGCACCCACGACTACCAGCAGCTCTACGGGACCCGCTGTGACAGCTGCGGGGACTTCATCACCGGCGAGGTCatctctgccctgggcaggaccTACCACCCCAAGTGCTTCgtctgcagcacctgcag GAAGCCGTTCCCCATCGGAGACAAGGTGACGTTCAGCGGGAAGGACTGTGTCTGCCAGAActgctcccagtccctgctcagcaccaagCCCATCAAGATCCACGGGCCCAGCC ACTGTGCTGGCTGCAAGGAGGAGATCAAGCAGGGCCagtccctgctggccctggagaAGCAGTGGCACGTCAGCTGCTTCAAGTGCCAAACGTGCGGGATCATCCTGACCGGCGAGTACATCAGCAA ggatggCATCCCCTACTGTGAGTCCGACTACCACGCCCAGTTCGGCATCAAGTGCGAGACCTGTGACCGCTACATCAGCGGCCGTGTCCTGGAG gcaggagggaagcaCTACCACCCCACCTGTGCCAGATGTGTGCGCTGCCACCAGATGTtcacagagggagaggagatgtACCTGACAG gctctgaAGTGTGGCACCCCATCTGCAagcaggcagccagagcagagaaGAAGCTGAAG CACAGGAGGACGTCAGAAACCTCCATCTCCCCCCCTGGCTCCAGCATCGGCTCCCCAAACCGTGTCATCTGC GACATCTATGAGAGCTTTGACACGCGGCAGAGACgagcctccagccctggctaCATCGACTCCCCCACCTACAGCCGCCAGGGCATGTCCCCCACCATCCCCAGGTCCCCCCACCACTTCTACCGCTCAG GCACCGAGAGCGGGCGCAGCTCGCCCTACTATAGCCAGTTAGATGTGAGGTCCTCCACTCCAACCTCTTACCAGGCTCCCAAGCATTTCCACATCCCAG ctgctggtgAGAGTAACATCTACAGGAAGCCCCCGATCTACAAGCGCCACG ccaccaaaagcaaaaccagcgAGGACATCGCTCAGTCATCCAAGTACAGCCCTGCCTACTCCCCAGACCCCTACTACCACTCTGAGTCCGAGTACTGGTCCTTCCAAGGCTCCCCCAAAG CTCCCCGGGCCCGCAGGTTCTCGTCGGGGGGCGAGGAGGATGGCTACGACCGGGGCATGCACAAG ATCCAGAGTGGCATCGGGAGGCTGATCCTGAGGGAGGAGATGAAGGCTCGCTCCAACTCCTACGCAGACCCCTGGACTCCCCCCCGCAGCTCggccagcagcagagaggccCTGCACACCCTGGGCTACGAGGGCTCCCTCAATGGCT CTCCCCGAACCCACTACCTGGCTGACAGCG ATCCCCTCATTTCCAAGTCAGCCTCCCTTCCTGCCTACAGGAGGAACGGGCTGCACAGG cctcccagcGCCGAGCTCTTCCACTACGACAGCACCAACGCCGTCAACTGGGGGATGCGAG AGTACAAGGTAAGACCCTTCTGCTGCGAGGAGCGTTCACCAGACAGAGGTGGGGGTCCCAGGGATGTGTCCGTGTGGCCCCAGGCTCTTCAGAGGGAAGTTTTGCCCTCTTTGttctcctccatcctccatctgACTGAGCCCAGGATTGGGGGGCTCAGAGTCCCTCCCCTCCTGGCAGGTCCCAGGTGCTTGGCTGGGCAGGATTGTCCCCTGGGTGAGGAACAGAGCAGGGGGTTGTGCTGGTGCTTGGTGGGatgctctgggcagcagggtgggctcagtgggggacaggtgagactTTGGGCACGTCCCTGTGGTGAGGGATGGAGCCAAGGCTGGCAGTGA
- the ABLIM3 gene encoding actin-binding LIM protein 3 isoform X5, translating to MSTSIPYQQSPYSPGSSSSAIQCYRCGDTCKGEVVRVQSNHFHIRCFTCQVCGCDLAQSGFFFKNQEYICTHDYQQLYGTRCDSCGDFITGEVISALGRTYHPKCFVCSTCRKPFPIGDKVTFSGKDCVCQNCSQSLLSTKPIKIHGPSHCAGCKEEIKQGQSLLALEKQWHVSCFKCQTCGIILTGEYISKDGIPYCESDYHAQFGIKCETCDRYISGRVLEAGGKHYHPTCARCVRCHQMFTEGEEMYLTGSEVWHPICKQAARAEKKLKHRRTSETSISPPGSSIGSPNRVICDIYESFDTRQRRASSPGYIDSPTYSRQGMSPTIPRSPHHFYRSAAGESNIYRKPPIYKRHDNPSAATKSKTSEDIAQSSKYSPAYSPDPYYHSESEYWSFQGSPKAPRARRFSSGGEEDGYDRGMHKIQSGIGRLILREEMKARSNSYADPWTPPRSSASSREALHTLGYEGSLNGSPRTHYLADSDPLISKSASLPAYRRNGLHRPPSAELFHYDSTNAVNWGMREYKVRPFCCEERSPDRGGGPRDVSVWPQALQREVLPSLFSSILHLTEPRIGGLRVPPLLAGPRCLAGQDCPLGEEQSRGLCWCLVGCSGQQGGLSGGQVRLWARPCGEGWSQGWQ from the exons TTCCCTACCAGCAGAGCCCCTACAGCCCcgggagcagctcctctgccatccAGTGCTACCGCTGCGGGGACACCTGCAAGGGCGAGGTCGTGCGTGTGCAGAGCAACCACTTCCACATCCGCTGCTTCACCTGCCAAG TGTGCGGCTGCGACCTGGCCCAGTCGGGTTTTTTCTTCAAGAACCAGGAGTACATCTGCACCCACGACTACCAGCAGCTCTACGGGACCCGCTGTGACAGCTGCGGGGACTTCATCACCGGCGAGGTCatctctgccctgggcaggaccTACCACCCCAAGTGCTTCgtctgcagcacctgcag GAAGCCGTTCCCCATCGGAGACAAGGTGACGTTCAGCGGGAAGGACTGTGTCTGCCAGAActgctcccagtccctgctcagcaccaagCCCATCAAGATCCACGGGCCCAGCC ACTGTGCTGGCTGCAAGGAGGAGATCAAGCAGGGCCagtccctgctggccctggagaAGCAGTGGCACGTCAGCTGCTTCAAGTGCCAAACGTGCGGGATCATCCTGACCGGCGAGTACATCAGCAA ggatggCATCCCCTACTGTGAGTCCGACTACCACGCCCAGTTCGGCATCAAGTGCGAGACCTGTGACCGCTACATCAGCGGCCGTGTCCTGGAG gcaggagggaagcaCTACCACCCCACCTGTGCCAGATGTGTGCGCTGCCACCAGATGTtcacagagggagaggagatgtACCTGACAG gctctgaAGTGTGGCACCCCATCTGCAagcaggcagccagagcagagaaGAAGCTGAAG CACAGGAGGACGTCAGAAACCTCCATCTCCCCCCCTGGCTCCAGCATCGGCTCCCCAAACCGTGTCATCTGC GACATCTATGAGAGCTTTGACACGCGGCAGAGACgagcctccagccctggctaCATCGACTCCCCCACCTACAGCCGCCAGGGCATGTCCCCCACCATCCCCAGGTCCCCCCACCACTTCTACCGCTCAG ctgctggtgAGAGTAACATCTACAGGAAGCCCCCGATCTACAAGCGCCACG ACAacccctctgcagccaccaaaagcaaaaccagcgAGGACATCGCTCAGTCATCCAAGTACAGCCCTGCCTACTCCCCAGACCCCTACTACCACTCTGAGTCCGAGTACTGGTCCTTCCAAGGCTCCCCCAAAG CTCCCCGGGCCCGCAGGTTCTCGTCGGGGGGCGAGGAGGATGGCTACGACCGGGGCATGCACAAG ATCCAGAGTGGCATCGGGAGGCTGATCCTGAGGGAGGAGATGAAGGCTCGCTCCAACTCCTACGCAGACCCCTGGACTCCCCCCCGCAGCTCggccagcagcagagaggccCTGCACACCCTGGGCTACGAGGGCTCCCTCAATGGCT CTCCCCGAACCCACTACCTGGCTGACAGCG ATCCCCTCATTTCCAAGTCAGCCTCCCTTCCTGCCTACAGGAGGAACGGGCTGCACAGG cctcccagcGCCGAGCTCTTCCACTACGACAGCACCAACGCCGTCAACTGGGGGATGCGAG AGTACAAGGTAAGACCCTTCTGCTGCGAGGAGCGTTCACCAGACAGAGGTGGGGGTCCCAGGGATGTGTCCGTGTGGCCCCAGGCTCTTCAGAGGGAAGTTTTGCCCTCTTTGttctcctccatcctccatctgACTGAGCCCAGGATTGGGGGGCTCAGAGTCCCTCCCCTCCTGGCAGGTCCCAGGTGCTTGGCTGGGCAGGATTGTCCCCTGGGTGAGGAACAGAGCAGGGGGTTGTGCTGGTGCTTGGTGGGatgctctgggcagcagggtgggctcagtgggggacaggtgagactTTGGGCACGTCCCTGTGGTGAGGGATGGAGCCAAGGCTGGCAGTGA
- the ABLIM3 gene encoding actin-binding LIM protein 3 isoform X4 has product MSTSIPYQQSPYSPGSSSSAIQCYRCGDTCKGEVVRVQSNHFHIRCFTCQVCGCDLAQSGFFFKNQEYICTHDYQQLYGTRCDSCGDFITGEVISALGRTYHPKCFVCSTCRKPFPIGDKVTFSGKDCVCQNCSQSLLSTKPIKIHGPSHCAGCKEEIKQGQSLLALEKQWHVSCFKCQTCGIILTGEYISKDGIPYCESDYHAQFGIKCETCDRYISGRVLEAGGKHYHPTCARCVRCHQMFTEGEEMYLTGSEVWHPICKQAARAEKKLKHRRTSETSISPPGSSIGSPNRVICDIYESFDTRQRRASSPGYIDSPTYSRQGMSPTIPRSPHHFYRSGTESGRSSPYYSQLDVRSSTPTSYQAPKHFHIPAAGESNIYRKPPIYKRHATKSKTSEDIAQSSKYSPAYSPDPYYHSESEYWSFQGSPKAPRARRFSSGGEEDGYDRGMHKIQSGIGRLILREEMKARSNSYADPWTPPRSSASSREALHTLGYEGSLNGYPLISKSASLPAYRRNGLHRPPSAELFHYDSTNAVNWGMREYKVRPFCCEERSPDRGGGPRDVSVWPQALQREVLPSLFSSILHLTEPRIGGLRVPPLLAGPRCLAGQDCPLGEEQSRGLCWCLVGCSGQQGGLSGGQVRLWARPCGEGWSQGWQ; this is encoded by the exons TTCCCTACCAGCAGAGCCCCTACAGCCCcgggagcagctcctctgccatccAGTGCTACCGCTGCGGGGACACCTGCAAGGGCGAGGTCGTGCGTGTGCAGAGCAACCACTTCCACATCCGCTGCTTCACCTGCCAAG TGTGCGGCTGCGACCTGGCCCAGTCGGGTTTTTTCTTCAAGAACCAGGAGTACATCTGCACCCACGACTACCAGCAGCTCTACGGGACCCGCTGTGACAGCTGCGGGGACTTCATCACCGGCGAGGTCatctctgccctgggcaggaccTACCACCCCAAGTGCTTCgtctgcagcacctgcag GAAGCCGTTCCCCATCGGAGACAAGGTGACGTTCAGCGGGAAGGACTGTGTCTGCCAGAActgctcccagtccctgctcagcaccaagCCCATCAAGATCCACGGGCCCAGCC ACTGTGCTGGCTGCAAGGAGGAGATCAAGCAGGGCCagtccctgctggccctggagaAGCAGTGGCACGTCAGCTGCTTCAAGTGCCAAACGTGCGGGATCATCCTGACCGGCGAGTACATCAGCAA ggatggCATCCCCTACTGTGAGTCCGACTACCACGCCCAGTTCGGCATCAAGTGCGAGACCTGTGACCGCTACATCAGCGGCCGTGTCCTGGAG gcaggagggaagcaCTACCACCCCACCTGTGCCAGATGTGTGCGCTGCCACCAGATGTtcacagagggagaggagatgtACCTGACAG gctctgaAGTGTGGCACCCCATCTGCAagcaggcagccagagcagagaaGAAGCTGAAG CACAGGAGGACGTCAGAAACCTCCATCTCCCCCCCTGGCTCCAGCATCGGCTCCCCAAACCGTGTCATCTGC GACATCTATGAGAGCTTTGACACGCGGCAGAGACgagcctccagccctggctaCATCGACTCCCCCACCTACAGCCGCCAGGGCATGTCCCCCACCATCCCCAGGTCCCCCCACCACTTCTACCGCTCAG GCACCGAGAGCGGGCGCAGCTCGCCCTACTATAGCCAGTTAGATGTGAGGTCCTCCACTCCAACCTCTTACCAGGCTCCCAAGCATTTCCACATCCCAG ctgctggtgAGAGTAACATCTACAGGAAGCCCCCGATCTACAAGCGCCACG ccaccaaaagcaaaaccagcgAGGACATCGCTCAGTCATCCAAGTACAGCCCTGCCTACTCCCCAGACCCCTACTACCACTCTGAGTCCGAGTACTGGTCCTTCCAAGGCTCCCCCAAAG CTCCCCGGGCCCGCAGGTTCTCGTCGGGGGGCGAGGAGGATGGCTACGACCGGGGCATGCACAAG ATCCAGAGTGGCATCGGGAGGCTGATCCTGAGGGAGGAGATGAAGGCTCGCTCCAACTCCTACGCAGACCCCTGGACTCCCCCCCGCAGCTCggccagcagcagagaggccCTGCACACCCTGGGCTACGAGGGCTCCCTCAATGGCT ATCCCCTCATTTCCAAGTCAGCCTCCCTTCCTGCCTACAGGAGGAACGGGCTGCACAGG cctcccagcGCCGAGCTCTTCCACTACGACAGCACCAACGCCGTCAACTGGGGGATGCGAG AGTACAAGGTAAGACCCTTCTGCTGCGAGGAGCGTTCACCAGACAGAGGTGGGGGTCCCAGGGATGTGTCCGTGTGGCCCCAGGCTCTTCAGAGGGAAGTTTTGCCCTCTTTGttctcctccatcctccatctgACTGAGCCCAGGATTGGGGGGCTCAGAGTCCCTCCCCTCCTGGCAGGTCCCAGGTGCTTGGCTGGGCAGGATTGTCCCCTGGGTGAGGAACAGAGCAGGGGGTTGTGCTGGTGCTTGGTGGGatgctctgggcagcagggtgggctcagtgggggacaggtgagactTTGGGCACGTCCCTGTGGTGAGGGATGGAGCCAAGGCTGGCAGTGA